From the Spartinivicinus poritis genome, one window contains:
- a CDS encoding substrate-binding periplasmic protein produces the protein MLYHKITVLLLFSLFSCPLIAKCKHPLTFGWDSYKPFQYMNNGKLSGIDIEIIDAIAKEMKCQVTYIEIPWKRLVEDIKKGTIMLTGSATLTKEREAFAYFTRPYLISDTVIFINKSSQGIYKLKTLKDILNYPKFTIGVIRGYEYGEEYKKLTHNTEFNKRIIGLGDEIQNFKMLASKRITATLVDELVGATKLRELNLLDSIVIYPLSVNANFGQNHFMISKKAVSTHTFEQFSNSLKEIENKGILKKIIDQYRLQFHSK, from the coding sequence ATGCTTTATCATAAAATTACAGTATTACTACTATTTAGTTTGTTCTCTTGTCCTCTGATTGCTAAATGTAAGCACCCCCTAACTTTTGGATGGGATTCTTACAAGCCATTTCAATATATGAATAATGGTAAGCTGAGTGGAATTGATATTGAAATTATCGATGCAATTGCCAAAGAGATGAAGTGTCAGGTTACCTATATTGAAATACCTTGGAAAAGGTTAGTCGAAGATATTAAAAAAGGGACCATTATGCTTACAGGTAGTGCTACGTTAACGAAAGAAAGGGAAGCGTTTGCCTATTTCACTAGGCCTTATCTTATCTCTGATACAGTCATTTTCATCAACAAGTCATCTCAAGGTATATATAAGTTAAAAACATTGAAAGACATACTTAACTACCCAAAATTCACCATAGGCGTTATTCGAGGGTATGAATATGGAGAAGAGTATAAGAAACTAACTCATAATACAGAGTTTAACAAAAGAATTATAGGATTAGGTGACGAAATTCAAAACTTTAAAATGCTTGCATCTAAACGAATAACAGCAACACTTGTTGATGAGCTTGTCGGAGCCACAAAGTTAAGAGAGTTAAATCTTTTAGATTCAATAGTAATTTACCCTCTATCAGTTAATGCCAACTTTGGACAAAATCACTTTATGATTAGTAAAAAAGCTGTTTCTACACATACTTTTGAACAGTTTAGTAACAGCCTGAAAGAAATTGAGAATAAGGGGATTTTAAAGAAAATAATCGATCAATATCGATTGCAATTTCATTCAAAATAA
- a CDS encoding contact-dependent growth inhibition system immunity protein, with translation MAEKISKAMLEKHPQLEQIFAAIEEYRVSGNSTILCPKCNGNVQVIADRDVGILETICGCDYCKYRMSWNPRVMINTNDFPYVRSFLSAYFHQDWLDEYTSLDEAIEEYCSCGNIEDRKLALCELKSLTRLAEAGEFNEADLLSFSCYFQPSVNNITLSDWLEYVSTFIANKLNTR, from the coding sequence ATGGCTGAGAAAATATCAAAGGCTATGCTTGAAAAGCATCCTCAACTTGAACAAATATTTGCAGCTATCGAAGAGTATCGGGTTTCAGGAAATTCAACTATTTTATGCCCAAAATGTAATGGCAATGTGCAAGTTATCGCAGATAGGGATGTAGGTATACTAGAAACAATATGTGGTTGTGATTACTGCAAATACAGAATGAGCTGGAACCCCAGAGTTATGATAAATACTAATGACTTCCCTTATGTTCGGTCATTTTTATCTGCATATTTTCATCAAGATTGGTTGGATGAATACACATCACTAGATGAAGCAATAGAGGAGTATTGCTCTTGTGGCAATATAGAAGATAGAAAGCTAGCACTTTGTGAGCTAAAAAGCTTAACTAGGTTGGCAGAAGCTGGTGAATTTAATGAAGCAGATTTATTATCTTTCAGTTGCTACTTCCAACCTTCAGTTAACAACATCACATTAAGTGACTGGCTTGAATATGTAAGTACATTTATAGCCAACAAACTAAACACCAGATAA